The genomic segment GATAAATATCCTCTATCAAATTGCATACCTTCAACTACTTCTAATGTAGTTCCCATTGACTTTGATTCTTCAACTGTAATAACGCCATCTTTTCCTACTTTCTCCATAGCTTCAGCAATTAATTTTCCAATTTCTTCATCAGCTGCTGAAATTGAAGCAACTTGAGCTATAGCTTCTTTACCTTCAACTTGCTTTGATAAAGCTTTAAGTTCTTCTACTGCAGCATCTACTGCTTTATGTATACCTTTCTTAATTAACATTGGATTAGCACCAGCAGCTACATTTTTTAATCCTTCTCTTATAATAGCTTGAGCTAATAATGTAGCTGTTGTAGTACCATCTCCAGCAACATCATTAGTTTTTGTAGCAACTTCTTTAACTAATTGAGCTCCCATGTTCTCATATGGATCTTTTAACTCAATTTCACGAGCTATTGTAACACCATCATTTGTGATAAGTGGTGAACCAAACTTTTTATCTAAAACAACATTTCTTCCTTTTGGTCCTAAAGTCACTTTAACAGTATCTGCTAATTTATTTATACCTCTTTCCATTGCACGACGAGCTTCTTCACTAAATTTTATTTCCTTCGCCATCTTAAATTACCTCCTTTTTCTTTTTTTAACATAAAACCGTCTTTCACTTCTCACTATTCGCTACTCGTAATTCGCTATTCGATTTTCGAAAAGAAAGTAGCGAAAAGCAAATAGCCAAAACAATTTTACATTTTACATTTTCAATTTTACATTTCTTTATCCCAGCGTCTATTCAATTACAGCTAAAATATCTACTAATTTTAAGATAGTATATTCTTCACCATCTACCTTAACTTCTGTACCAGCATATTTTGAGAATATTACCTTATCTCCCACTTTTAATTCTTCTTTTTTCTTCTCATCATTAGCAATACCAGGTCCTACAGCTATTACTTCTGCCATTTGAGGCTGCTCTTTAGCTGAACTTGGTAAAACGATACCGCTTTTAGTTTTTTCTTCAACCTCGATTTTCTTAATAACCACTCTGTCGCCTAATGGTTTAATTTTCATCTTATAACCCTCCTTATCATAATTTATATTAAATAATATTACTTTCTCGGTTGTTAGCACTCACCACTATCGAGTGCTAATGTTTACAAATATATGTTATAAAATAGATTTTATGTAGGCAAACACTTTCACTCTCTATTTTTTTGAACTATAGGCGATTATACTCGTTTATTTTAATATTTATTCTATTTTCTTTGTTTTGCGTTTATTTACTACATAAATCGCTAATTGCCAGAGAAAAGGAACAAATTGCCATATTCGTCGTTCGTCATTCGCTGTTCGTCATTCGAAAAGCAAGTAGCGAAAAGCAAATAGTCAAAATAATTTTATATTTTCCATTTTTAATTTTACATTTTCTAATCCAGTCCCTAATCCCTAGCACCAATCCCATTCTCTCTTGCATAATAAAACAGATATTGCTGTGCAAAACCTGCATATTCACCAAATTTGTTTTGTGCATATCTTTGTATATCTTTAAGTTTAGTATCTTTTTTAAGATAAAAATACTCCATTACCCTCTTTACCCAAACATCTATCGGAAAAGCATCATATTTCTCCATAGAAAATAGCATTATACAATCAGCAACCTTAGGTCCTACACCAGCAAATAGCATCAATTCTTTTTTCGCTTCTTCTGTAGATAAGTTTTTCAACCTATAGATATCCATCTGCTTATTCGAAACAATCACTGCAGCATTAAATATGTATTTAGCTCTAAATCCTGTCTTACAATCTCTTATATCATCTATTGTCAGCTTACTAAGAGTATCTGCTTTAGGAAAACTATAATATTTTTTTCCATTATATTCACCAATAAACTCTCCATATTTTTGACTTAAATTTTCTATAGCTCTTTTTATCATCGGTATTCTATTGTTAGCCGAAATAATAAATGATATTAAAATTTCCCAAACATCCTGCTTTAATATTCTTATACCA from the Caloranaerobacter ferrireducens genome contains:
- a CDS encoding co-chaperone GroES, with the translated sequence MKIKPLGDRVVIKKIEVEEKTKSGIVLPSSAKEQPQMAEVIAVGPGIANDEKKKEELKVGDKVIFSKYAGTEVKVDGEEYTILKLVDILAVIE
- a CDS encoding DNA-3-methyladenine glycosylase family protein, producing the protein MTLKIIEERDKVIIENLEDFEPEHIFECGQCFRWNKEEDGSYTGVANGKIINVKKEDGKIVFSNTNLSEFNDVWFEYFDLGRDYSEIKRELSKDTILKKAVEYGYGIRILKQDVWEILISFIISANNRIPMIKRAIENLSQKYGEFIGEYNGKKYYSFPKADTLSKLTIDDIRDCKTGFRAKYIFNAAVIVSNKQMDIYRLKNLSTEEAKKELMLFAGVGPKVADCIMLFSMEKYDAFPIDVWVKRVMEYFYLKKDTKLKDIQRYAQNKFGEYAGFAQQYLFYYARENGIGARD